The Nitrospirales bacterium genome includes a window with the following:
- a CDS encoding pyridoxine 5'-phosphate synthase, with translation MARLGVNVDHIATLRQARGGHEPDPIMAATLVELSGGDGIVVHLREDRRHIQDRDLTLLKEIVQTQLNLEMAADEAVAKIALNIKPDMVTLVPERRQELTTEGGLAVVERKDRIHDMVQLLHDGGIPVSLFIDPDQQQIRAAHKVHADAIELHTGRYANTRNPDERQAEFKALEQSAKLAHKLGLGVNAGHGLNYHNVQRLTEIQEIVEFNIGHSIIARAVLVGLQQAVREMKALVA, from the coding sequence ATGGCAAGATTAGGCGTCAATGTTGACCATATAGCCACCCTTCGCCAGGCACGAGGCGGTCATGAACCAGACCCCATCATGGCGGCCACATTGGTCGAGTTGTCTGGCGGTGACGGCATTGTCGTCCACTTGCGAGAAGATCGACGCCATATCCAAGATCGTGACCTGACCCTTTTAAAGGAAATCGTCCAGACTCAACTCAATCTAGAGATGGCCGCAGACGAAGCCGTAGCGAAAATTGCTCTCAATATTAAACCTGACATGGTCACACTCGTTCCCGAACGCCGCCAGGAATTGACGACCGAAGGAGGACTAGCCGTTGTAGAACGGAAAGATCGCATACACGACATGGTCCAACTTCTGCATGATGGCGGTATTCCCGTCAGTCTGTTTATCGATCCCGACCAACAGCAAATCAGGGCTGCCCACAAGGTTCATGCTGACGCCATTGAACTGCACACTGGACGATATGCAAACACCCGAAATCCAGATGAACGACAGGCTGAATTCAAAGCGCTCGAACAATCGGCAAAACTGGCGCATAAACTGGGGCTAGGGGTGAATGCCGGACACGGCTTAAACTACCACAATGTTCAACGACTCACCGAAATCCAGGAAATCGTCGAATTCAACATCGGCCACAGCATCATTGCTCGAGCGGTATTGGTCGGCCTCCAACAAGCGGTCCGAGAGATGAAAGCTCTCGTCGCCTGA
- a CDS encoding aminotransferase class I/II-fold pyridoxal phosphate-dependent enzyme, with protein sequence MTPFYRIERLPHYVFAQVQSLKLEARQRGEDIIDLGMGNPDQATPPHIVDKLTEATRNGRNHRYSASRGITKLRHAICGWYKRKYDVDLDPEREAIVTLGVKEGLAHLALAMVGPGDVVLTPTPTYPIHMYSVIIAGGEVRGVELNPAEDFFENLTRAYRQTQPRPKILMMSFPHNPTTSVVDVEFFKKIVAFALENDVWLIHDLAYADLVFDGYRAPSLLEVPEAKRVGVEFYSLSKSYNMPGWRVGFCVGNPEMVGALTKIKSYLDYGMFQPIQIASIIALNGPQHCVEEIVDRYKRRRNALVDGLNRIGWQVDYPRATMFVWARIPPAFRGMGSLEFSKLLLREAKVAASPGIGFGDGGDEHVRFALVENEHRIYQAVRGMKHALKLGNGS encoded by the coding sequence ATGACACCTTTTTATCGCATCGAGCGTTTACCACACTATGTGTTTGCCCAGGTTCAGTCGCTGAAACTCGAGGCGCGTCAGCGTGGCGAGGATATCATTGATCTGGGGATGGGGAATCCTGATCAGGCGACTCCTCCACATATTGTCGATAAATTAACTGAGGCGACCAGGAATGGGAGAAATCACCGGTATTCGGCCTCCCGAGGCATCACCAAACTTCGCCATGCGATTTGCGGATGGTATAAGCGGAAATATGATGTTGACTTAGATCCGGAACGTGAGGCCATCGTTACTCTGGGGGTCAAGGAAGGGCTGGCGCATCTAGCGTTGGCGATGGTTGGTCCGGGGGATGTTGTCCTGACGCCCACTCCAACGTATCCCATTCATATGTATAGCGTCATCATTGCCGGAGGGGAAGTGCGCGGAGTTGAACTCAATCCCGCAGAAGACTTCTTCGAGAACTTGACCAGAGCATACCGGCAAACTCAACCACGGCCGAAGATTCTGATGATGAGTTTTCCGCATAATCCAACGACCAGTGTCGTCGATGTGGAATTTTTCAAGAAAATTGTCGCGTTCGCCTTAGAGAATGACGTGTGGCTTATCCATGATTTAGCCTATGCCGACCTTGTCTTTGATGGGTATCGTGCTCCAAGTCTTCTTGAGGTGCCTGAGGCGAAACGGGTCGGTGTCGAATTTTATTCACTCTCGAAAAGCTACAATATGCCGGGTTGGCGGGTGGGGTTTTGTGTGGGGAATCCCGAGATGGTTGGCGCCTTGACCAAGATTAAGAGCTACTTGGATTACGGCATGTTCCAACCGATTCAAATCGCGAGCATCATCGCCTTGAATGGCCCTCAACACTGTGTCGAGGAGATTGTTGACCGGTACAAGCGGCGACGCAACGCATTGGTCGACGGTCTCAACCGAATCGGATGGCAGGTGGATTATCCACGTGCGACTATGTTCGTGTGGGCTCGGATTCCACCAGCATTTCGAGGAATGGGGTCATTAGAGTTTTCTAAATTATTATTGCGTGAGGCAAAAGTCGCGGCATCGCCGGGAATCGGGTTTGGTGATGGAGGTGATGAACACGTCCGATTTGCGCTGGTGGAGAACGAACACCGTATCTATCAAGCCGTACGCGGAATGAAACATGCTTTGAAATTGGGGAATGGAAGCTGA
- a CDS encoding homoserine dehydrogenase gives MKPRITVGLIGLGTVGCGVAKVLLGNSEVITRRVGVPIDLVRIVDLDITTDRGIALPDGILTTDAESVIQDPDVDIVVELIGGYDPAKRFILQAIAQGKSVVTANKALLAVHGEEIFHAATSAGVDLGFEASVGGGIPIIKSLTEGLVANSISSMFGIMNGTSNYILTKMTEEGKSFDEVLHHAREEGYAEADPTFDVEGVDAAHKLAILVNLAFGTPVNIKEIHTEGISKLSTMDIEVALEFGYTIKLLSIAKYQGGEIEARVHPTLVPSSSPIAQVGGVYNAIHLVGDAVGDVVLYGQGAGSLATASAVVSDIVDVARNRLKHVSGRVPIASYQWAKRMPIRIRPIHEISSMYYLRCMVLDEPGVLSKISGALGEQHISISSVLQKGRRQGQTVPLVIMTHRSSERAMQTALEAINRMPFVSEPATLLRIEASET, from the coding sequence ATGAAACCCAGGATTACTGTCGGGCTTATCGGGTTGGGGACTGTTGGATGTGGCGTGGCCAAGGTCCTTCTTGGGAATTCGGAAGTCATCACAAGGCGCGTGGGTGTGCCGATTGATCTGGTGCGGATTGTCGACCTTGATATCACGACAGATCGCGGAATCGCTTTGCCTGATGGAATATTGACGACGGACGCAGAATCGGTGATCCAGGACCCGGACGTCGATATTGTCGTGGAGTTAATCGGAGGCTACGATCCCGCTAAACGGTTTATTCTCCAGGCTATCGCGCAGGGCAAATCGGTCGTCACGGCCAATAAAGCGTTATTGGCCGTACATGGGGAAGAGATCTTTCACGCGGCGACATCAGCTGGTGTTGATCTCGGATTTGAGGCGAGTGTTGGGGGAGGCATCCCGATCATCAAATCGTTGACGGAAGGGTTGGTGGCAAATTCTATTTCCTCGATGTTTGGGATCATGAATGGAACATCGAATTATATTCTGACCAAAATGACTGAAGAAGGAAAGAGTTTTGACGAGGTGCTTCACCATGCGAGAGAGGAAGGGTACGCCGAAGCCGATCCCACCTTTGATGTCGAGGGGGTGGACGCAGCGCATAAACTGGCTATTCTCGTCAATTTGGCGTTTGGCACTCCCGTCAATATCAAAGAGATTCATACTGAAGGCATTTCGAAGTTGTCGACCATGGACATCGAAGTCGCTTTGGAGTTTGGTTATACGATTAAACTGTTGAGTATCGCTAAGTATCAGGGAGGAGAAATTGAAGCGCGCGTACATCCGACTCTCGTCCCCTCTTCGTCGCCGATCGCTCAAGTTGGGGGAGTCTATAACGCGATTCATCTAGTGGGTGATGCGGTCGGTGATGTGGTGTTATACGGACAGGGGGCGGGTTCTCTCGCCACGGCTAGTGCCGTTGTGAGTGATATCGTGGACGTAGCGAGGAATCGCTTGAAGCACGTGTCTGGACGTGTTCCTATCGCATCCTATCAATGGGCGAAGAGGATGCCCATCCGGATTCGGCCGATTCATGAGATTTCGAGCATGTACTATTTGCGGTGCATGGTTTTAGATGAACCTGGCGTCTTATCGAAAATTTCCGGAGCATTGGGCGAGCAACATATCAGCATTTCTTCAGTGCTGCAAAAGGGCCGGAGGCAGGGACAGACGGTGCCTTTGGTCATTATGACACATCGTTCTTCTGAACGAGCCATGCAGACGGCATTGGAGGCTATTAACCGTATGCCGTTTGTTTCTGAGCCAGCTACGCTTTTGCGAATCGAAGCCTCAGAGACGTGA
- the thrC gene encoding threonine synthase, whose protein sequence is MIPWRGIIEEYRKFLPVSKETPVVSLLEGNTPLVHATRLAQRICPGVDLYLKIEGANPTGSFKDRGMTLAVSKTLEKKARAVMCASTGNTSAAAAAYGAKAGIPVYVLIPAGNIALGKLTQAVMHGATVIQIEGNFDQALTIVKELCRDDEFELVNSINPFRLEGQKTAAMEVCDQLGMAPTLHVLPVGNAGNISAYWKGYQEYYSAGQVRNVPRMIGFQAEGSAPLVHGYVIEQPKTVASAIRIGNPASWQLAMKAVEESHGLINMVTDEEILSAYRMIAREEGVFCEPASATSVAGVINMNKAKQLSEGMTVVCTLTGHGLKDPDTAMNISPKPLTVRANREEVAAVLS, encoded by the coding sequence ATGATTCCCTGGCGAGGAATTATTGAAGAATATCGAAAGTTTCTTCCTGTGAGTAAGGAGACTCCGGTTGTCTCACTTCTTGAAGGCAATACCCCTCTGGTGCATGCGACACGGCTGGCCCAACGCATTTGCCCAGGGGTGGATTTGTATTTAAAAATAGAAGGAGCCAATCCCACTGGCTCATTCAAAGACCGCGGGATGACCCTGGCCGTTTCCAAAACGCTGGAAAAAAAGGCAAGAGCTGTGATGTGTGCCTCGACAGGGAACACATCCGCTGCTGCCGCTGCGTATGGGGCCAAGGCTGGTATTCCAGTCTATGTGTTAATACCGGCCGGGAACATTGCGCTCGGTAAGCTGACTCAGGCGGTCATGCATGGAGCCACAGTTATTCAAATTGAGGGAAACTTTGATCAGGCGCTCACTATCGTCAAGGAGCTCTGTCGAGATGACGAGTTTGAGCTGGTGAACTCGATTAATCCGTTTCGGTTAGAAGGTCAAAAAACGGCGGCGATGGAGGTCTGTGATCAATTGGGAATGGCTCCGACGCTTCATGTCCTTCCCGTTGGCAATGCGGGGAATATTTCCGCCTATTGGAAGGGGTATCAGGAATATTATTCAGCTGGCCAGGTCAGGAATGTGCCTCGCATGATAGGCTTTCAGGCCGAAGGGTCTGCTCCCCTCGTTCATGGATACGTGATAGAGCAGCCGAAAACCGTCGCATCGGCCATACGGATCGGTAATCCGGCGAGCTGGCAATTGGCCATGAAAGCCGTGGAAGAATCACATGGTCTCATCAATATGGTCACGGATGAGGAAATCCTCAGCGCCTATCGAATGATTGCTCGAGAGGAAGGGGTGTTTTGTGAGCCAGCCTCAGCCACATCCGTTGCCGGGGTGATCAACATGAATAAGGCGAAGCAACTGAGCGAAGGAATGACGGTTGTCTGCACGTTGACCGGACACGGTCTCAAAGATCCTGACACGGCGATGAATATTTCGCCAAAACCGTTGACAGTTCGGGCCAATCGTGAAGAAGTGGCAGCCGTCTTATCATAA
- a CDS encoding aspartate kinase, protein MALLVQKYGGTSVGSMERIHAVAELIERTAREGHQLVVVLSAMSGETDRLLRMAREISPLPDERELDMLLSSGERVTISLMAMTLKERGVRARSFTGRQVGIVTNNSHTKARISSIAADRVKAALADGTVPIVAGFQGINESSDVTTLGRGGSDLTAVALAAALKADRCVIYTDVDGIYTADPNVVPNARRLSVLSYEEMLELASLGAKVLQTRSVEFAAKHQVSLEVKSSFTEGQGTLVTREHADMEQVSVSGVAGDQNQAKVTVVGVPDSPGIAAQVFGAVAEAGVNVDMIIQNVSQDALTDISFTVPRGELAQTLGLIKKVAETINAREVEVKDDIAKVSLVGVGMRSHSGIAARMFLALSREGINIMMISTSEIKVSCVVEEKYLELALRALHNEFELDKAPSFSK, encoded by the coding sequence ATGGCGCTCCTGGTTCAGAAATACGGAGGCACGTCGGTGGGAAGCATGGAACGAATCCATGCTGTGGCTGAATTGATCGAACGAACTGCGCGAGAAGGCCATCAACTGGTTGTCGTCCTGTCAGCCATGAGCGGAGAAACTGACCGGCTGTTGAGGATGGCTCGTGAGATCAGTCCCCTCCCGGATGAGCGAGAATTGGATATGTTGCTGTCTTCCGGTGAGCGAGTCACGATTTCGCTTATGGCTATGACGCTCAAAGAACGCGGCGTTCGGGCTCGGTCATTTACAGGCCGGCAGGTTGGTATCGTGACGAACAACTCCCATACAAAGGCTCGTATCTCCAGCATCGCGGCAGATCGTGTGAAAGCAGCGTTAGCCGATGGAACCGTGCCTATCGTCGCCGGATTTCAAGGTATCAATGAGTCTTCCGATGTGACAACATTGGGACGGGGAGGGTCAGATCTGACCGCCGTGGCTCTGGCCGCCGCCTTAAAGGCTGATCGATGCGTGATCTATACTGATGTTGATGGAATTTATACGGCCGACCCCAATGTGGTGCCCAATGCCAGGCGGCTTAGCGTACTTTCTTACGAAGAAATGTTAGAATTAGCCAGTTTAGGCGCAAAAGTCTTGCAGACACGTTCTGTGGAATTTGCGGCTAAGCATCAAGTTTCATTGGAAGTCAAATCAAGTTTTACGGAAGGGCAGGGAACATTAGTGACACGAGAGCATGCAGATATGGAACAAGTTTCCGTTTCAGGGGTGGCTGGAGATCAGAATCAAGCGAAAGTCACCGTGGTCGGAGTGCCCGATAGCCCGGGAATTGCGGCGCAAGTCTTTGGCGCGGTCGCCGAGGCTGGGGTGAATGTCGATATGATCATCCAGAACGTCAGTCAAGACGCCCTCACGGATATCTCCTTTACTGTTCCCCGTGGAGAGCTCGCTCAAACTCTGGGTCTTATCAAAAAGGTCGCTGAGACGATTAATGCTCGTGAAGTGGAAGTGAAGGACGATATCGCCAAGGTATCGCTCGTGGGTGTTGGCATGCGTTCACATTCAGGCATTGCTGCTCGCATGTTTCTAGCACTGTCCCGTGAAGGGATCAATATTATGATGATCAGCACTTCGGAGATTAAAGTGTCATGTGTCGTCGAAGAAAAGTATTTGGAGCTGGCCTTACGTGCCCTGCATAATGAATTTGAATTGGATAAGGCTCCCTCGTTCTCAAAATAA
- the cimA gene encoding citramalate synthase, protein MDTRSDSRSLEIYDTTLRDGAQAEDVSFSVEDKVHIALKLDELGIQYIEGGWPGANPKDIEFFRVMKTTPLAQATIVAFGSTRKADHAVQTDPNLQALLSAETTTVTLFGKSWTLHVTEALGTSLEKNIALIGDSITYLCDQGRRVFYDAEHFFDGYKTDADYAMKTLKKAEEAGASRIVLCDTNGGSMPWEIQEIFSAVKKECSVPLGIHAHNDAELGVANSIVAINAGARQVQGTINGIGERCGNANLCSIIANLELKMKQPVLGEGRLAHLRQVSMYVSDIANLLPNKRQPYIGDTAFAHKGGVHIHAVQKNPVTYEHISPEDVGNHRRVLISDNSGRSAVLGKMETLGLRVPKEHEHVQTLLSALKDREYEGYQFEGAEGSFELMVKKALGEHTPFFDLLGCRVIIEKRQTNEQPVVSEATIMVKVGGVVEHTAAIGDGPVNALDNALRKALEKFYPQLKDVKLLDYKVRVLSGSQGTGSRVRVLIESGDHKSKWSTVGVSDNIIEASWQALVDSIEYKLLQEERPSS, encoded by the coding sequence ATGGATACACGGTCAGATTCCCGCTCGTTAGAGATCTACGATACGACCCTTCGCGATGGCGCGCAGGCTGAAGATGTGAGTTTTTCCGTCGAAGACAAGGTGCATATTGCGTTAAAGCTGGATGAATTGGGCATTCAGTACATTGAGGGTGGGTGGCCAGGCGCCAATCCCAAGGACATTGAATTTTTTCGGGTGATGAAGACTACGCCGTTGGCGCAAGCGACCATCGTGGCGTTTGGTTCGACTCGAAAGGCCGACCATGCTGTACAAACCGACCCGAATCTTCAAGCCTTGTTGTCCGCCGAAACCACGACCGTCACGCTATTCGGCAAGAGTTGGACCTTACATGTCACCGAGGCCTTAGGAACTTCCTTAGAAAAAAATATTGCATTGATCGGCGATTCAATCACCTATCTCTGTGACCAAGGCCGTCGTGTTTTTTACGATGCGGAACATTTTTTTGACGGGTATAAAACAGACGCCGATTATGCGATGAAAACGCTGAAGAAAGCCGAAGAGGCCGGGGCTTCGCGCATCGTGCTCTGTGATACCAATGGCGGGTCGATGCCGTGGGAAATCCAAGAAATATTCAGTGCGGTGAAGAAGGAATGTTCGGTCCCGCTCGGTATTCATGCCCATAATGATGCTGAGTTGGGAGTCGCCAATTCTATCGTCGCGATCAATGCTGGAGCCCGGCAAGTTCAGGGAACGATCAATGGAATTGGCGAGCGGTGCGGGAATGCGAATCTCTGTTCGATCATCGCCAATCTTGAGCTGAAGATGAAGCAGCCGGTATTGGGGGAAGGGCGATTGGCCCACCTTCGACAGGTTTCGATGTACGTATCCGACATCGCCAATCTTTTGCCGAATAAACGTCAACCGTATATCGGAGATACGGCGTTTGCCCATAAAGGCGGCGTTCATATTCACGCGGTCCAAAAAAATCCGGTGACCTATGAACATATCAGTCCTGAAGATGTCGGAAATCATCGGCGTGTTCTCATATCCGACAACAGCGGGAGGAGTGCCGTCCTTGGAAAGATGGAAACCTTGGGGCTTCGCGTACCGAAGGAACATGAGCATGTGCAAACGCTCTTGTCTGCCTTGAAAGATCGTGAATACGAAGGCTATCAATTTGAAGGCGCGGAGGGATCGTTTGAATTAATGGTCAAGAAGGCACTCGGTGAACATACGCCGTTTTTTGACCTCTTGGGTTGTCGTGTGATCATCGAAAAACGGCAGACCAATGAACAACCGGTAGTGTCCGAAGCCACGATCATGGTGAAAGTTGGCGGAGTCGTCGAGCATACAGCGGCGATTGGGGATGGTCCAGTTAACGCCCTCGACAATGCCTTGAGAAAGGCGCTTGAAAAATTTTATCCACAATTGAAAGACGTCAAATTACTGGATTATAAAGTTCGCGTATTGTCTGGAAGCCAAGGGACAGGCTCTCGGGTACGAGTCTTAATTGAATCGGGAGATCATAAAAGCAAGTGGTCGACGGTCGGGGTGTCGGACAATATCATTGAAGCCAGTTGGCAAGCATTGGTAGATAGTATCGAATACAAGCTCTTACAGGAAGAGCGGCCTTCATCATAA